A genomic stretch from Prionailurus bengalensis isolate Pbe53 chromosome E2, Fcat_Pben_1.1_paternal_pri, whole genome shotgun sequence includes:
- the UBE2M gene encoding NEDD8-conjugating enzyme Ubc12 translates to MIKLFSLKQQKKEEESAGGTKGSSKKASAAQLRIQKDINELNLPKTCDISFSDPDDLLNFKLVICPDEGFYKSGKFVFSFKVGQGYPHDPPKVKCETMVYHPNIDLEGNVCLNILREDWKPVLTINSIIYGLQYLFLEPNPEDPLNKEAAEVLQNNRRLFEQNVQRSMRGGYIGSTYFERCLK, encoded by the exons atGATCAAGCTGTTCTCGCTGAAGCagcagaagaaggaggaggagtcgGCGGGCGGCACCAAGGGCAGCAGCAAGAAGGCGTCGGCTGCGCAGCTGCGGATCCAGAAGG ACATAAACGAGCTGAACCTGCCCAAGACGTGTGACATCAGTTTCTCAGATCCAGACGATCTCCTCAACTTCAAACTGGTTATTTGTCCTGATGAG GGTTTCTACAAGAGTGGGAAGTTTGTGTTCAGTTTTAAG GTGGGCCAGGGTTACCCACATGACCCCCCCAAGGTGAAGTGTGAGACAATGGTCTATCACCCCAACATTGACCTCGAGGGCAACGTCTGCCTCAACATCCTCAG AGAGGACTGGAAACCAGTCCTTACGATAAACTCCATAATTTATGGCCTGCAGTATCTCTTCTTG GAGCCCAACCCTGAAGACCCACTGAACAAGGAGGCCGCCGAGGTCCTGCAGAACAACCGGCGGCTGTTTGAGCAGAATGTGCAGCGCTCCATGCGAGGTGGCTATATCGGCTCCACCTACTTTGAGCGCTGCCTGAAATAG